GACGAATGTTCTCTCCATCGTTCTGGGGATTAATGCCAAGAGAAGATGCCTGAATGGCCTTTTCAATCCCTTTAAGAATAGACCTATCAAAAGGAGCAATCAGAATTTGCCGCGCTTCAGGAACGGAAACTGTCGCCAACTGCTTAATGGGAGTCTGGCTTCCATAGTAGTCAACCCTGATGTCGTTTACCAGACCTGGGTGTGCTCTACCTGTTCTGATACTGATAAATTCCTCTTTGAGATGCTCGATGACCTTCTCCATTTTCTCACTCATGGTTTTTATAGCTTCTTTAGGCACTGTATACTTCCTCCTCCCCTGTCGAAACTATTGTTCCAATCTTTTTCCCATCAACCAGAAAATTATGTAAATTGCCTTTTTTAAGGACATTAAGAACCACTATTGGAATACGGTTTTCCATACACAAGGAAAAAGCCGCCGCATCCATTATTTCGAGCTGCTGCTTTAGAGCTTCCATGTAGGTAATTTTATGCAAAAGCACGGCATCGGGGTTTTTTTCAGGATCCGCACTATATATACCATCTACCTTCGTCGCTTTCAACAAACAATCTGCGTCAACCTCCGCCGCCCGTAGGGCAGCAGCCGTATCTGTGGAGAAATAAGGAGACCCGGTCCCCCCGGCAAAAATAACAATCCGTCCCTTTTCAAGGTGCCGAATGGCCTTTCTTCTTATGTAAGGCTCCGCTAGCTGCCTCATCTCAATGGCTGTCTGTACCCGGGTGGGCACCCCCAGCTTTTCAAGTACATCCTGCAATGCCAGAGCGTTTATGACCGTAGCCAGCATTCCCATAGAATCAGCCTGAGCTCTCTCTATGCCCATGGTTTGAACATCTCTGCCACGAAGCATATTACCGCCGCCAACAACCATGGCAATCTCTACTCCCGTACGTGCTACTTCTGCAATTTCTTCACAAATCGAATGTATTGCTTCTAAATCAAGACCGAAACTTTTCGAGCCGGCCAATACTTCTCCAGAGAGTTTTAGCAACACCCTTTTTACCATGGCATACCCCTCCAACAGAATATTAAGGCAAAAAAAAGGCGAGGTCTCTTTTGGCCTCGCCCCTGTAATTATTACTCGCCGATCGCGAAACGGGCGATTCGTCCTACTTTAATGTTCTCACCCAGTTTAGCAATATGTTCGATTATAAGATCGTTTATTTTTTTATCGCCAT
This region of Aminobacterium colombiense DSM 12261 genomic DNA includes:
- the frr gene encoding ribosome recycling factor: MPKEAIKTMSEKMEKVIEHLKEEFISIRTGRAHPGLVNDIRVDYYGSQTPIKQLATVSVPEARQILIAPFDRSILKGIEKAIQASSLGINPQNDGENIRLTLPELTKERRIELSKVVSKYAEEARIAVRNIRREVNDTLKKMEKDSVISEDEQRKYTKDVQDITDDFIKKIDEVLKVKEKEIIEGD
- the pyrH gene encoding UMP kinase, producing MVKRVLLKLSGEVLAGSKSFGLDLEAIHSICEEIAEVARTGVEIAMVVGGGNMLRGRDVQTMGIERAQADSMGMLATVINALALQDVLEKLGVPTRVQTAIEMRQLAEPYIRRKAIRHLEKGRIVIFAGGTGSPYFSTDTAAALRAAEVDADCLLKATKVDGIYSADPEKNPDAVLLHKITYMEALKQQLEIMDAAAFSLCMENRIPIVVLNVLKKGNLHNFLVDGKKIGTIVSTGEEEVYSA